From a region of the Coffea arabica cultivar ET-39 chromosome 3e, Coffea Arabica ET-39 HiFi, whole genome shotgun sequence genome:
- the LOC113736651 gene encoding ATP synthase subunit gamma, mitochondrial, translated as MAMAALRREGRRFATPLMSANPANTLRSSLLPSEEQAILGVRSISTQVVRNRMKSVKNIQKITKAMKMVAASKLRAIQTRAENSRGLWQPFTALLGDLPSVDVKKTVVVTVSSDKGLCGGINSTSVKISRALHKLNSGPEKEAKYVVLGEKAKAQLVRDSKKHIELSMTELQKNPLNYTQVSVLADDILKNVEFDALRLVFNKFHSVISFMPTTATVLSPEVVEREAESGGKLGDLDLYEIEGAETKGEVLQNLTEFQFSCVLFNAVLENACSEQGARMSAMDSSSRNAGEMLDRLTLAYNRTRQASITTELIEIISGASALTG; from the exons ATGGCGATGGCTGCGTTGAGGAGAGAGGGCAGGCGCTTCGCCACCCCTCTGATGTCTGCCAACCCTGCCAACACCCTTCGATCGTCTCTCTTACCGTCCGA GGAGCAGGCCATTCTTGGAGTTCGTAGTATTTCTACTCAAGTTG TCCGGAACCGCATGAAGAGTGTCAAGAATATTCAGAAAATTACAAAGGCAATGAAGATGGTTGCAGCTTCTAAATTGCGAGCTATTCAGACTAGAGCTGAAAATTCGCGTGGCCTCTGGCAGCCATTCACTGCTCTTCTGGGTGACCTCCCAA GTGTTGATGTCAAGAAGACAGTTGTTGTTACCGTATCTTCAGACAAAGGTCTTTGTGGTGGCATTAATTCTACATCTGTCAAGATAAGCAGGGCACTTCACAAGTTGAATTCTG GGCCTGAAAAGGAAGCTAAATATGTTGTTCTGGGGGAAAAGGCCAAGGCTCAACTGGTTCGAGACTCAAAGAAACATATTGAGCTCTCCATGACTGAGCTGCAAAAAAATCCTCTTAATTACACTCAG GTTTCTGTGCTTGCAGATGACATTTTAAAGAATGTTGAATTTGATGCATTAAGGCTTGTCTTCAACAAATTTCATTCAGTTATCTCATTTATGCCGACTACAGCTACAGTGCTATCACCCGAG GTTGTGGAGAGAGAAGCTGAGTCTGGTGGGAAGCTTGGGGATCTGGATTTGTATGAAATTGAAGGTGCTGAGACAAAGGGAGAAGTTCTTCAGAATCTGACAGAATTCCAGTTTTCTTGT gtcTTGTTCAATGCAGTTTTGGAGAATGCTTGTAGTGAGCAAGGAGCACGGATGTCTGCAATGGATAGCTCCAGTAGAAATGCTGGCGAGATGCTTGACCGCCTCACCCTTGCTTATAAcag AACCCGGCAGGCTTCCATCACCACTGAGCTTATTGAGATTATTTCTGGAGCTTCTGCGCTGACGGGCTAG